The following coding sequences lie in one Tissierellales bacterium genomic window:
- a CDS encoding homocysteine S-methyltransferase family protein — protein sequence MINLRIVITKGQVMVVTVKINLLDKIWIFDGAMGTMLQNDGLEIGGLPEILNIEASEKVVNIHKRYIEAGADFITTNTFGANEIKLKNSSYEVEDVIDAAIKNAKLASDTKDVKIVLDIGPIGEMLEPLGTLAFERAYDIFKRQILQGVKSGADIILIETMSDLYEAKAAILAAKENSDLPVFCTMTFEKNKRTFAGVNVKTMVMTLEGLNVDALGVNCSLGPVELESVIEEVMKYASIPVIVQPNAGLPRMSNGETIYDLSSDEFASAVEKMVKSGVNIVGGCCGTTNEFIKSLSIKFKDTKPYIIERNKLKGVCSALKCIEFEGIKVIGERINPTGKKLFKEALKNNNIEYIVKQALEQIEAGADILDVNVGLPEIDEEKMMVQVIKELQTVVDVPLQIDSNNSKVLEGALRVYNGKAIVNSVNGKDLVLDRLLPIVKKYGAAIIGLTLDEDGIPSSAEDRFRIAEKIVDRCLSLGIPREDIIIDCLTLTASAQQKDVIETLKAIELVKARLNVKTVLGVSNVSFGLPNRNLLNRTFLSMALYSGLDFPIVNPNDVDIMDTISAFKVLSNEDYNSKKYVSNFENQIRETRIIKKENVKRELDNEMDNSNDELIQVIIKGLKEESAEITKNILKKKTEIEVVNEILIPALNIVGEKYEKGEIFLPQLIQSAETVKCSFDVIQSRLILNDENRINRGTIILATVKGDIHDIGKNIVKTVLENYGFEIIDLGKDVSKEKIVEEAKEKNVKLVGLSALMTTTVKSMEETIKALKSENIKCKIFVGGAVLNQEYADMIDADYYAKDAKEAVEIAEKIFFDI from the coding sequence GTGATAAATTTAAGAATTGTAATTACAAAAGGTCAGGTGATGGTTGTGACAGTTAAAATTAATTTACTAGATAAAATTTGGATATTTGATGGAGCTATGGGAACGATGCTTCAAAATGATGGCCTAGAAATAGGTGGCTTGCCAGAAATACTAAATATTGAAGCAAGTGAAAAAGTGGTAAATATACACAAAAGATACATAGAGGCTGGAGCTGATTTTATAACGACCAATACATTTGGTGCAAATGAGATAAAATTAAAGAACTCTAGCTATGAGGTAGAAGATGTGATTGATGCAGCTATAAAAAATGCTAAGTTAGCTTCTGATACCAAGGATGTGAAGATAGTGCTAGATATAGGTCCTATAGGAGAAATGCTAGAACCACTAGGAACACTTGCTTTTGAAAGAGCCTATGATATTTTTAAAAGACAAATTTTGCAAGGAGTAAAATCTGGAGCAGATATAATATTGATAGAGACAATGTCGGATTTATATGAGGCAAAAGCAGCAATACTAGCAGCAAAAGAAAACTCTGATTTACCAGTATTTTGTACAATGACATTTGAAAAAAACAAACGAACATTTGCAGGAGTGAATGTCAAGACAATGGTTATGACCCTTGAAGGGTTAAATGTAGATGCATTGGGGGTAAATTGTTCGCTAGGGCCAGTGGAACTTGAGTCAGTGATTGAAGAAGTTATGAAATATGCTAGCATACCGGTTATAGTACAGCCAAATGCAGGATTACCACGAATGTCAAATGGTGAAACTATATATGACTTATCTAGTGATGAATTTGCATCAGCAGTAGAAAAAATGGTTAAATCTGGAGTTAATATCGTTGGAGGTTGCTGTGGGACAACTAATGAGTTTATAAAGAGCCTTTCAATTAAGTTTAAAGATACCAAGCCATATATCATAGAGCGAAATAAGCTAAAGGGAGTATGTAGTGCACTAAAATGCATCGAATTTGAAGGAATAAAAGTGATAGGAGAGAGAATAAATCCAACTGGTAAAAAACTTTTTAAAGAAGCACTAAAAAATAACAATATAGAATATATAGTGAAGCAGGCACTAGAACAAATAGAAGCAGGCGCAGATATACTAGATGTAAATGTAGGACTTCCAGAAATAGATGAGGAAAAAATGATGGTTCAAGTAATTAAAGAACTACAGACAGTAGTAGATGTTCCGTTGCAAATAGACTCTAACAATTCAAAAGTTTTAGAGGGAGCACTTAGAGTTTATAATGGTAAAGCAATAGTAAATTCTGTAAATGGTAAAGATTTGGTGTTAGATAGACTTCTTCCAATAGTAAAGAAATATGGTGCAGCTATAATAGGTCTTACATTAGATGAAGATGGTATTCCTTCTAGTGCAGAAGATAGATTTAGAATTGCAGAAAAAATAGTAGATAGATGTTTAAGTTTAGGAATACCCAGAGAAGACATAATAATTGACTGTCTAACTCTTACCGCATCAGCTCAGCAAAAGGATGTAATAGAGACATTAAAAGCGATAGAACTAGTTAAGGCTAGGCTTAATGTGAAAACAGTTTTAGGAGTTTCAAATGTTTCATTTGGTTTACCAAATAGAAATCTTTTAAATAGAACTTTTTTATCAATGGCACTTTATTCAGGTCTTGATTTTCCTATAGTAAATCCAAATGATGTGGACATAATGGATACTATATCAGCTTTTAAAGTTCTTTCAAATGAAGATTACAATTCAAAAAAATATGTAAGTAATTTTGAAAATCAAATCAGAGAGACGAGAATAATAAAGAAAGAGAATGTTAAAAGAGAATTAGATAACGAGATGGATAATTCAAATGATGAGCTTATTCAAGTTATAATAAAGGGATTAAAGGAAGAATCAGCTGAAATCACCAAAAATATACTTAAAAAGAAAACTGAAATTGAAGTAGTAAACGAAATTCTCATACCAGCACTTAATATAGTAGGAGAAAAGTATGAAAAGGGAGAGATATTTTTACCACAACTTATACAATCGGCAGAAACTGTAAAGTGTTCTTTTGATGTCATACAAAGTAGATTGATTTTAAATGATGAAAATAGGATAAATAGAGGGACTATAATACTTGCAACAGTTAAAGGTGATATCCACGATATAGGTAAAAATATAGTAAAGACAGTGTTAGAAAACTACGGATTTGAAATAATAGATTTAGGAAAGGATGTTTCAAAAGAAAAAATTGTTGAAGAGGCTAAAGAAAAAAATGTTAAATTAGTGGGTCTAAGCGCACTTATGACCACAACGGTAAAGAGCATGGAAGAAACTATTAAAGCTCTTAAATCAGAAAATATAAAATGCAAAATATTTGTAGGTGGAGCTGTATTAAACCAAGAGTACGCAGATATGATAGATGCAGATTATTATGCAAAAGATGCCAAAGAGGCAGTAGAGATAGCAGAAAAGATTTTTTTCGATATTTGA
- a CDS encoding GGDEF domain-containing protein: MRNMNQNASALIEELYISMQVVILLLLLNAAFPIFSKSNDFHLKYFSALYLVYVLINLFNFAKKTSQRISDNIKPSISTGFIDGVFVCIFIYIYQNAPLDLSNLLFVYVLVQSIRFSLPKNLIFTLIASIIEVFISFNQLSSDLIFIDLFGNILVIILISFIVGFALNQITHLQNQKNYYYNQLTKKNNELKHLANTDFLTKLNNHQSFYYHFDLLKENAYKSKSALGLAIIDIDDFKKINDSFGHLAGDAILRELASLLSKNIRNYDFIARYGGEEFAILFPYADLYDCISVCERIRKIVEYHNFGIDDYSIKITISTGIQILSPEKHDDNCYDFIKEVDALLYQAKKLGKNKVIHSIM, encoded by the coding sequence ATGCGAAATATGAACCAAAACGCCTCTGCATTAATTGAAGAACTATATATATCTATGCAGGTTGTTATTCTATTATTACTTTTGAACGCAGCATTCCCCATTTTTTCTAAAAGTAATGACTTCCACTTAAAATATTTTAGTGCGCTATATTTAGTTTATGTTTTAATTAATCTATTTAATTTTGCAAAAAAAACTTCACAACGCATTTCAGACAATATCAAACCATCTATTTCAACTGGATTTATAGATGGTGTATTTGTCTGCATTTTCATATACATATATCAAAATGCTCCGCTAGATTTATCAAATTTGCTTTTTGTGTATGTTTTGGTTCAAAGCATAAGATTTTCTCTTCCTAAAAATCTAATATTTACACTAATTGCTTCAATTATAGAAGTCTTTATTTCTTTCAATCAATTGTCTTCTGATTTGATATTCATAGATTTATTCGGTAATATACTTGTAATTATACTAATAAGCTTTATCGTTGGATTTGCTTTGAATCAAATAACGCATTTACAAAATCAAAAAAACTATTACTACAATCAACTTACTAAAAAAAATAACGAATTAAAACATTTAGCCAACACTGACTTTTTAACTAAATTAAACAATCATCAGTCATTCTATTATCATTTTGATTTATTAAAAGAAAATGCCTACAAATCTAAGTCTGCTCTTGGGTTAGCTATAATAGACATAGATGATTTTAAAAAAATTAATGATTCATTTGGCCATTTAGCTGGAGATGCTATTTTGAGAGAGCTTGCCTCTCTTCTTTCAAAAAATATCAGAAATTACGATTTTATAGCACGCTATGGCGGTGAAGAATTTGCCATTCTATTCCCCTATGCTGATTTATATGACTGCATATCCGTTTGTGAACGAATAAGAAAAATCGTCGAATACCATAATTTTGGTATCGACGATTATTCTATTAAAATTACAATTAGCACCGGTATCCAAATACTCTCACCTGAAAAACATGATGACAATTGCTATGATTTTATAAAAGAGGTTGATGCTCTCTTATACCAAGCTAAAAAACTTGGAAAAAACAAAGTAATTCACTCCATAATGTAA